In the genome of Taurinivorans muris, one region contains:
- a CDS encoding DHHA1 domain-containing protein encodes MDTYRPKKTLVTCHRNADFDALCSLFSMSFFYPDAQIVYPGSQEKIVQAFVHEVIDPLFNYVNPKDIDFEGIERLVVVDTSHTSRLTHIQPLLDRAGFKHDVEEEQENQELEVIIYDHHPQTNIKASGGRIEIVGSTCTLICEELQRNNRNIPGEALCLLGLGLYSDTGAFTYNSVTTREAQALSWLLTQGFEPDFVTAYVNKQINKEQLFALNDLVESAQFYDVAGIKFILASSKFEECLYDIASLTPLFLEIYPCDVLFMVAAMDGKVQVVARSKDYSVDVGQIMALLGGGGHAYAAAATVKDKSMHEVLTFIESQITLFSHKDKTVRRLMSAPVMGVDENDCIEHAADLMTRYGFKAVPIWNEQTKRCAGILDYQTSAKAVKHGLGKYSVTQFMNRNIRCATLETDLQTLLDIIIEDKQRLVPIVDCTPLNEEEEIAEETLRDLSVIGVVTRTDLVTLFLDEQNTSATKKKAHRLAKRNVQRILRLRTPKECVKALEIVGQLADEMGVSVYVVGGFVRDLIMDREKWRWPNMDIDLVVEGDGIVFAYYLAELLGGRVREHKEFMTAIVLFPSSRLLDKNDFQFDHEEQELRIDVATARLEYYQSPAVLPTVELSSIRMDLTRRDFTINAMAIKLNTSSFGELEDYFDGQGDIKQKTIRILHALSFVDDPTRALRAIRFEQRYDFKISMQCERLIRNAVALQLIQKLDGKRILAELEIILQEESVLECILRMQDFNLLEEIHSSLSLSHANDVDFVTEAYRVLDWYDMLYLAEKIDNLLFFLLVMSKGVSTGEFKGLLERLCLSSVQVEKYLFIRSQLIGVQPKVEAWFEKKRPMSSLHLLLKNVAMEAILYMVVRLEKEHGEELKRQLSYYIYQVRHEKIDITGNDILRLGVEQGAKVGEILQKVLLAKIDGIIAGYDEEIVYAEGLINKIII; translated from the coding sequence ATGGATACGTACCGACCCAAAAAAACTCTTGTTACCTGCCATAGAAATGCCGATTTTGACGCATTGTGTTCCTTATTCAGCATGTCTTTTTTTTATCCGGATGCTCAAATCGTCTATCCAGGCTCACAGGAAAAAATCGTACAAGCTTTTGTGCATGAAGTCATCGACCCCCTTTTTAATTATGTCAACCCCAAGGATATCGATTTTGAAGGCATAGAACGGCTTGTTGTTGTGGATACTTCCCATACGAGCCGTTTGACGCATATTCAGCCTCTTTTGGATAGGGCGGGTTTTAAGCATGATGTTGAAGAAGAACAGGAAAATCAAGAGTTAGAAGTCATTATTTACGACCATCACCCTCAGACCAATATCAAGGCAAGCGGGGGAAGAATTGAAATCGTCGGCTCGACGTGTACGCTTATTTGCGAAGAGCTGCAGCGAAATAACAGGAATATTCCCGGTGAGGCTTTGTGCTTGCTCGGACTTGGTCTTTATTCCGATACCGGCGCTTTCACATATAATTCTGTCACCACGAGGGAGGCACAGGCTTTGTCATGGCTTTTGACACAGGGGTTCGAGCCTGATTTTGTCACTGCCTATGTCAATAAGCAAATCAATAAGGAACAGCTTTTCGCTTTGAACGATTTGGTGGAATCTGCGCAGTTTTATGATGTCGCAGGCATTAAATTCATTCTTGCAAGCTCGAAATTTGAAGAATGCTTGTATGATATCGCTTCGCTGACCCCTTTGTTTTTAGAAATATATCCTTGTGACGTTCTTTTCATGGTCGCCGCCATGGACGGCAAAGTGCAGGTTGTTGCACGCAGCAAAGATTATTCCGTTGATGTGGGGCAAATCATGGCTCTGCTTGGCGGCGGCGGGCATGCTTACGCGGCGGCGGCTACCGTGAAAGACAAGAGCATGCATGAAGTTTTGACGTTCATTGAAAGCCAGATCACGTTATTTTCCCATAAAGACAAGACTGTCCGGCGCCTTATGTCCGCTCCCGTAATGGGGGTCGATGAAAACGACTGTATCGAGCATGCCGCGGATTTGATGACGCGCTACGGCTTTAAGGCTGTGCCTATTTGGAATGAGCAGACGAAACGCTGTGCGGGTATTTTGGATTATCAAACATCTGCGAAAGCTGTGAAGCATGGGCTCGGAAAATATTCCGTAACCCAATTCATGAACAGGAATATCCGTTGTGCTACGCTTGAAACGGATTTGCAGACACTTCTCGACATTATCATTGAAGACAAGCAACGCCTTGTGCCTATCGTGGATTGTACGCCTTTGAACGAGGAAGAGGAAATCGCGGAAGAAACGCTCAGGGATTTGTCTGTTATCGGGGTTGTAACCAGAACGGACCTTGTTACTTTGTTTTTAGATGAACAAAATACTTCCGCGACCAAGAAAAAAGCGCATCGCCTTGCAAAGCGGAACGTGCAGAGAATTTTAAGATTGCGTACGCCGAAAGAATGCGTGAAAGCCCTTGAAATAGTCGGGCAATTGGCTGATGAGATGGGAGTTTCCGTTTATGTGGTCGGGGGCTTTGTGCGTGACCTCATCATGGACAGGGAAAAATGGCGCTGGCCCAATATGGATATTGATCTTGTGGTTGAAGGGGATGGCATTGTATTCGCCTATTATTTGGCGGAACTTTTGGGCGGGCGCGTTCGTGAACATAAGGAATTTATGACGGCTATCGTACTTTTTCCGTCCAGCAGGCTGCTGGATAAAAACGATTTTCAGTTTGACCATGAGGAGCAGGAGCTGCGTATCGACGTTGCGACAGCACGTTTGGAATATTATCAAAGTCCTGCCGTGCTTCCCACGGTTGAACTTTCTTCTATCCGAATGGATTTGACACGGCGCGATTTTACTATCAACGCCATGGCTATAAAGCTGAATACCTCAAGCTTCGGGGAACTTGAAGATTATTTTGACGGACAAGGCGATATCAAACAAAAAACCATTCGTATCCTGCATGCTCTCAGTTTTGTTGATGACCCCACAAGGGCTTTGCGGGCAATTCGTTTCGAGCAGCGGTATGATTTTAAAATTTCCATGCAATGTGAACGGCTTATCAGAAATGCTGTTGCCCTGCAATTAATTCAAAAATTAGACGGCAAGCGTATTTTGGCAGAACTTGAAATCATTTTGCAAGAAGAAAGTGTGCTTGAATGCATTTTGCGCATGCAGGATTTTAATTTGTTGGAAGAAATCCATTCCAGTTTAAGCTTATCCCACGCTAATGATGTTGATTTTGTGACAGAAGCGTACAGGGTACTTGATTGGTATGATATGCTCTATCTTGCTGAAAAAATAGATAATCTTTTATTCTTTTTGCTCGTGATGAGCAAAGGGGTTTCCACCGGCGAGTTTAAAGGGCTTCTTGAACGGTTGTGCCTTTCTTCGGTGCAGGTTGAGAAATATTTGTTTATCCGCTCCCAGCTTATCGGTGTTCAGCCGAAAGTTGAAGCATGGTTTGAAAAGAAACGCCCCATGAGTTCTTTACATCTTCTGTTAAAAAATGTCGCAATGGAAGCTATTTTATATATGGTTGTCCGTTTGGAAAAAGAACACGGGGAAGAATTGAAGCGGCAGCTTTCTTATTATATTTATCAGGTCCGTCATGAAAAAATAGATATTACCGGCAATGATATTTTGCGGCTTGGCGTTGAACAAGGGGCAAAGGTCGGCGAAATTTTGCAAAAAGTTCTCTTGGCTAAAATTGACGGCATTATTGCGGGGTATGACGAGGAAATTGTTTACGCCGAAGGGCTTATCAATAAGATTATCATATGA
- a CDS encoding flagellar basal body-associated FliL family protein, protein MSQTQEKVTQKIESASDENLPVSAEPNAPAEKGKEFLDLAKNKVELDLEDAPFLNEEPEEQEQVAEEKAEQAAESKSDKKQEEVKPKSKKKLFLIGGGVAVLLLAVIGFFVYDTLFTEEPILQNVIVISSPEVRTPPKVHEFKLDPFVVQCVDSSGKIHFLKGSFILSTRNFEVFHEISNNQKVLRDAIYYYLEIQDPEILLNSINHQQIKKGLLDTVNKYIMNGSVDDLFIDSLLVF, encoded by the coding sequence GTGAGCCAAACTCAAGAAAAAGTCACGCAAAAAATTGAAAGCGCCAGTGACGAGAATTTGCCAGTTTCTGCCGAACCGAATGCTCCGGCAGAAAAAGGAAAGGAATTTCTTGACTTAGCAAAGAATAAAGTTGAGTTGGATCTTGAAGATGCTCCTTTTTTAAACGAAGAACCGGAAGAGCAGGAACAAGTTGCCGAGGAAAAAGCAGAACAAGCCGCTGAGAGCAAAAGCGATAAAAAGCAAGAGGAAGTAAAACCCAAAAGCAAGAAAAAGCTTTTTCTCATCGGAGGCGGAGTTGCCGTTCTTTTGCTTGCGGTTATCGGTTTTTTCGTGTATGATACGCTTTTTACGGAAGAGCCTATTCTGCAAAACGTAATTGTCATTTCAAGTCCGGAGGTCCGCACGCCTCCGAAAGTCCATGAATTTAAACTCGACCCTTTTGTTGTGCAATGCGTCGACAGTTCGGGAAAAATTCATTTTCTAAAGGGAAGTTTCATTTTAAGCACGAGAAATTTTGAAGTGTTTCATGAAATTTCCAATAATCAAAAAGTGTTGCGTGACGCTATTTATTATTATCTGGAAATTCAGGATCCGGAGATTTTATTGAATTCCATTAACCATCAGCAAATTAAAAAAGGATTGTTGGATACTGTCAATAAGTATATCATGAATGGCAGTGTTGATGATTTGTTCATAGATAGTCTTTTGGTTTTTTAA
- a CDS encoding chemotaxis response regulator CheY: MPFDPNMQVLVVDDFSTMRRIVKNILRQLGFNNIVEADDGTTAWEILQKQKIDFIVSDWNMPQMTGIELLRKVRADERIGHLPFLMVTAEAQQENILEAAQAKVSNYIVKPFTADTLKKKIDKIFP; encoded by the coding sequence ATGCCATTTGATCCGAATATGCAAGTGCTTGTTGTTGATGATTTTTCCACAATGCGCCGTATTGTGAAAAACATTCTTCGTCAATTAGGTTTTAATAATATTGTTGAGGCTGACGACGGCACAACAGCTTGGGAAATTCTGCAAAAACAAAAAATCGACTTTATTGTTTCTGACTGGAATATGCCTCAAATGACAGGAATTGAACTTCTTAGAAAAGTTCGTGCTGACGAAAGAATCGGGCATTTACCATTTTTAATGGTCACGGCGGAAGCTCAGCAGGAAAACATTTTGGAAGCCGCCCAAGCGAAAGTTTCCAATTATATTGTAAAGCCTTTTACTGCGGATACGCTTAAAAAGAAAATCGATAAAATCTTCCCGTAA
- a CDS encoding FliA/WhiG family RNA polymerase sigma factor, with product MTPWLDMENGERVWDDFSSIEKEMLIKHYAPQIRYLAYRMKVKLPKHIDISELISAGTLGLMESLKKYQADLGIRFETYAESRIRGAMLDELRRLDWFSRGLRQRVRQIDEAMWQLEQDLGRQPTIQEVHEKTGLSEREIHQGLEALQSQLAIPLDSIEDTLANEADRNGEPFHDTVFNELSEKIASLIDRLTDKEKLVLSLYYTEELNMREVAEVLGVTEGRVSQLHSQAILRLRKEFTHNFGEEDLF from the coding sequence ATGACTCCTTGGTTAGATATGGAAAATGGAGAGAGGGTTTGGGACGACTTTTCCTCTATTGAAAAAGAAATGCTCATAAAGCATTATGCGCCGCAAATCCGGTATCTTGCATACAGGATGAAGGTGAAATTGCCTAAACATATTGACATATCCGAACTTATCAGTGCAGGTACTCTCGGGCTCATGGAGTCTTTGAAAAAATATCAGGCAGATTTGGGTATTCGCTTTGAAACGTATGCCGAAAGCAGAATCAGAGGGGCGATGCTTGATGAACTCAGACGTTTGGATTGGTTTTCGCGCGGGCTCAGACAAAGGGTCCGGCAAATAGATGAAGCCATGTGGCAGCTGGAGCAAGATCTTGGCAGACAGCCGACTATTCAGGAAGTGCATGAAAAAACGGGACTTTCTGAAAGAGAAATTCACCAAGGTTTGGAAGCTTTGCAAAGCCAGCTTGCCATTCCGCTGGACAGTATTGAAGACACGCTTGCCAATGAAGCCGACAGAAACGGTGAACCTTTCCACGATACTGTATTCAATGAATTATCCGAAAAAATTGCATCGCTTATCGACCGATTGACAGATAAAGAAAAATTGGTACTATCTCTTTATTACACTGAGGAACTGAATATGAGGGAAGTTGCCGAAGTGTTAGGTGTGACAGAAGGCAGGGTGTCACAGCTTCATTCGCAAGCGATATTACGGCTGCGAAAGGAGTTTACCCATAATTTTGGTGAAGAGGATTTATTTTGA
- a CDS encoding MinD/ParA family protein has product MDIDNQAMPKVITVTSGKGGVGKTNISVNLACCLAKQGKRVILVDADLGLANVDVILGLTPQYNIYDLFKGKNLSEILYDTPYGFQILPASSGVSDMMTLETGQKLELLEAFDEFDETIDYLLVDTGAGIHDNVLYFNVAAQERLVVLTTEPTSLTDAYALIKVLKQRHGVSTFKVLINAASSESVAKEIYSRLYAACDHFLEGVSLDYLGFVPKDAVVRKSIMAQVPFCIGEPNSQAAKALERVANLVQKWDSPETVDGNIKFFWKKLLFRG; this is encoded by the coding sequence ATGGATATAGATAATCAAGCAATGCCGAAAGTCATCACCGTTACGTCTGGCAAGGGCGGAGTCGGCAAAACAAATATTTCCGTTAATCTTGCCTGCTGTTTGGCGAAGCAGGGCAAACGCGTTATTCTTGTTGATGCGGATTTGGGGCTTGCGAATGTCGATGTCATTTTGGGTCTGACCCCTCAATACAATATTTATGATTTGTTCAAAGGGAAAAACCTTTCTGAAATTTTATACGATACGCCTTACGGTTTTCAGATTTTGCCCGCCTCTTCCGGGGTGAGCGACATGATGACCCTTGAAACAGGGCAAAAATTGGAACTTTTGGAAGCGTTTGACGAATTTGACGAAACCATAGATTATTTGCTTGTCGATACCGGCGCCGGCATTCATGACAATGTTCTTTACTTCAACGTGGCGGCGCAGGAGCGGTTGGTCGTCCTCACTACTGAACCGACTTCCTTGACTGATGCGTATGCATTGATTAAAGTATTGAAGCAAAGACATGGAGTATCGACGTTTAAAGTTTTGATCAATGCTGCGTCAAGCGAGTCGGTGGCAAAAGAGATTTATTCGCGCCTTTATGCCGCATGCGACCATTTTCTTGAAGGTGTCAGCTTGGATTACTTAGGATTTGTTCCAAAAGACGCCGTCGTGCGTAAATCCATTATGGCGCAGGTTCCTTTTTGTATAGGCGAGCCGAATTCACAGGCGGCAAAAGCTTTGGAAAGGGTTGCAAATTTGGTGCAAAAATGGGATAGTCCGGAAACTGTTGACGGCAATATCAAGTTTTTTTGGAAAAAACTTCTCTTTAGGGGATAG
- a CDS encoding flagellar biosynthesis protein FlhF has protein sequence MQVKTYTGNSTKEVLDAIKNELGGDAVILSSRERQKDGRRVYEITAGTERTEQNELKEKTGSSAVPSGWDDWHKEWSKLKEHIYTLMQPALQFDKLTPHQRIALEYLQREGVEDDVIVEFYNVLLAKKSEEASMLKVLASFVPVKSFMFENYPQRLHIVTGPYGVGKTSTVLRLALLRKQQNPHHRIAFINTDSLRGNGRLVLRHWADLSGFPYFEAPDKESMFAALKACGDANCIFIDMQGLAKNEKFEGKLRMLGIESMQAHVHIALSPHYQYLKDILKRYKSAFPTSVIWTKLDEAEHFAELVNIAVWTGMPISALSFGAELQGTLIPADEAQIWRLILKHQLPKG, from the coding sequence ATGCAAGTTAAGACCTATACCGGAAATAGTACGAAAGAAGTTCTCGACGCCATAAAAAACGAACTTGGCGGCGATGCCGTCATTCTTTCCAGCAGGGAACGTCAAAAAGACGGCAGGCGTGTTTATGAGATAACTGCGGGAACGGAAAGGACGGAACAGAACGAGCTTAAAGAAAAGACGGGTTCTTCCGCGGTACCGAGCGGCTGGGACGACTGGCATAAGGAATGGAGCAAGCTTAAGGAGCATATTTATACGCTCATGCAGCCCGCCCTGCAATTTGACAAGCTGACGCCCCACCAACGGATCGCTTTGGAATATCTGCAGCGTGAAGGCGTTGAAGATGATGTTATCGTTGAATTTTACAATGTTTTATTGGCAAAAAAATCAGAGGAAGCTTCCATGCTCAAAGTTTTGGCTTCTTTTGTGCCGGTAAAAAGTTTTATGTTTGAAAATTATCCGCAGCGGCTGCATATTGTCACAGGTCCTTACGGCGTGGGGAAAACAAGCACGGTTCTGCGTCTTGCGCTGCTCAGAAAACAGCAAAATCCCCATCACCGCATCGCCTTTATCAATACGGACAGTTTGCGGGGCAATGGCAGGCTCGTATTGCGGCATTGGGCTGATTTGTCTGGTTTTCCTTACTTTGAAGCCCCTGATAAGGAGTCCATGTTTGCGGCTTTAAAAGCCTGCGGTGATGCGAATTGCATTTTCATTGACATGCAAGGGCTTGCCAAAAATGAAAAATTTGAGGGTAAATTGCGCATGCTCGGGATTGAATCCATGCAAGCCCATGTGCATATTGCGCTTTCACCTCATTATCAGTATTTAAAGGATATTTTAAAACGGTATAAAAGCGCTTTTCCGACAAGCGTCATTTGGACCAAGCTTGATGAAGCGGAACATTTTGCAGAGCTTGTCAATATTGCCGTTTGGACAGGAATGCCTATTTCCGCCTTATCTTTTGGCGCGGAATTGCAGGGAACATTAATACCCGCTGACGAAGCACAAATCTGGCGGCTGATTTTAAAGCATCAGCTGCCGAAGGGATAG
- the flhA gene encoding flagellar biosynthesis protein FlhA produces the protein MTQRVTQNAQRFRGKGDIALAAGVVLILGLMLIPLPTIILDLMLSFSISLSFLVLLTSMFMISPLEFSIFPTLLLVTTLLRLGLNVASTRLILLNGDKGASAAGEIIQSFAEFVVGGSYVVGAVIFLILFILNKVVITSGTTRIAEVAARFTLDAMPGKQMAIEADLNSGLITEEEAVQQRKNIRREADFYGAMDGAGKFVQGDVTAGMFITFINIIGGVIIGVVQFGMNFQDALQTYALLTIGDGLVSTIPSIIISVSAGIIVSRAAAESKMGEEFLTQLTYNSKVLKMVSGVLFLLGIVPGLPLVPFWTFSALLFLVTRILGDSEEVSDKKAGAGGKKSLGAGGSGASKAIGAGAAPENLDSPEEVQKLLPLDLLELEVGYGLIPLVDEEQNGNLLSRIRSIRRQFALDMGVVIPALHLRDNLQLRPGQYSLLIKGNQIATAEILIDHYLAMDPGNATKKIDGIETMEPAFSLPALWITEMQKEDAMVAGYTVVDPATVIATHITEVFRRNLSEFLGRQEVQALLDTLAKTAPRVVDELVPNVLQLGQVQKVLQNLVRENVSIRDMLTIVETLADYGQANKNPDTLTEFVRERMARTIIRPYLDEENALVIMTLDPQADRTIQESVRTTEGGAFLALNPAVAQKFIANINQVVDNAVMFSSQPVLLTSPMIRPHVAQLIMRFLPNVPVLSQVEIPADIRLHSAGTVGIE, from the coding sequence ATGACACAGAGAGTGACTCAAAACGCGCAGCGCTTTCGGGGTAAGGGCGATATAGCTCTTGCCGCCGGTGTCGTATTGATTTTAGGATTAATGCTCATACCGTTGCCGACCATAATCCTGGACCTTATGCTTTCTTTCAGCATTTCCCTGTCATTCTTGGTGCTTCTGACTTCCATGTTCATGATAAGCCCTTTGGAATTTTCCATTTTTCCTACATTATTGCTTGTTACGACTTTGCTTCGTTTGGGATTGAACGTCGCCTCGACCAGATTGATTTTGCTGAACGGCGATAAAGGGGCGTCTGCGGCAGGGGAAATTATCCAATCTTTTGCGGAATTTGTTGTCGGCGGTTCTTATGTTGTCGGCGCTGTTATTTTCTTAATCCTGTTTATTTTAAATAAAGTCGTCATCACTTCCGGTACGACGCGTATTGCGGAAGTAGCCGCCCGTTTCACTTTGGACGCCATGCCCGGCAAGCAAATGGCGATTGAAGCGGATTTGAATTCCGGACTTATCACGGAAGAAGAAGCCGTTCAGCAACGGAAAAATATCCGCCGTGAAGCGGATTTCTACGGCGCTATGGACGGTGCGGGAAAATTCGTGCAGGGCGACGTGACTGCCGGCATGTTCATTACTTTCATCAATATCATTGGCGGGGTAATCATCGGTGTTGTGCAGTTCGGCATGAATTTTCAAGACGCTTTGCAAACCTATGCCCTGCTGACCATAGGCGACGGCTTGGTTTCCACAATTCCTTCCATCATTATTTCGGTTTCAGCCGGTATCATCGTGTCCCGCGCCGCAGCCGAAAGCAAAATGGGCGAAGAATTTTTAACGCAGCTGACATATAATTCCAAAGTCTTGAAAATGGTTTCTGGTGTTTTGTTCCTGCTTGGAATTGTTCCGGGACTTCCCCTCGTCCCCTTTTGGACATTCAGCGCTTTGCTCTTTTTGGTCACTAGGATTTTAGGCGATTCGGAAGAGGTTTCGGATAAGAAAGCCGGTGCGGGCGGCAAAAAATCCCTTGGCGCGGGTGGTTCCGGCGCAAGCAAGGCGATAGGTGCCGGTGCGGCGCCTGAAAATCTTGACAGTCCTGAAGAAGTGCAAAAATTATTGCCTCTTGACCTGTTGGAATTGGAAGTTGGCTACGGACTCATTCCTCTTGTCGATGAAGAGCAAAACGGAAACCTTCTTTCCCGTATCCGTTCCATCCGCAGACAATTCGCACTGGATATGGGGGTTGTTATTCCGGCTTTGCACCTGCGGGACAATTTACAGCTCAGACCGGGGCAATATTCGCTTTTGATCAAAGGAAACCAAATCGCTACCGCGGAAATACTGATTGACCATTATTTGGCTATGGACCCCGGGAACGCCACAAAGAAAATCGACGGCATTGAAACCATGGAACCCGCGTTCAGCCTGCCGGCGCTTTGGATTACAGAAATGCAAAAAGAAGACGCAATGGTGGCAGGCTATACCGTTGTCGACCCGGCAACGGTCATAGCGACCCATATCACCGAAGTTTTCCGCCGCAACCTGTCGGAATTTCTCGGCAGGCAGGAAGTGCAGGCTTTGCTTGATACGCTTGCGAAAACCGCTCCCCGTGTCGTGGATGAACTGGTGCCCAATGTCCTGCAATTGGGACAGGTGCAAAAAGTCCTGCAAAATTTGGTGCGTGAAAATGTAAGTATCCGTGATATGCTGACTATTGTGGAAACGCTGGCGGATTACGGTCAAGCGAATAAGAACCCTGACACGCTGACGGAATTTGTGCGGGAACGCATGGCGAGAACGATTATCCGTCCTTATCTTGACGAAGAAAACGCACTCGTAATTATGACACTCGATCCTCAAGCGGACAGAACTATCCAAGAATCCGTTAGAACGACGGAGGGTGGAGCGTTTCTTGCATTGAATCCGGCTGTTGCGCAAAAATTTATTGCAAATATCAATCAAGTGGTGGATAATGCCGTGATGTTTTCAAGCCAGCCTGTGCTTTTAACCTCGCCTATGATACGCCCGCACGTGGCGCAGCTCATTATGCGTTTTCTGCCCAATGTGCCTGTCCTCTCCCAAGTTGAAATTCCTGCTGACATCCGTTTGCATTCAGCAGGGACAGTAGGAATTGAATAA